A single region of the Raphanus sativus cultivar WK10039 chromosome 1, ASM80110v3, whole genome shotgun sequence genome encodes:
- the LOC130508576 gene encoding protein MITOFERRINLIKE 1, chloroplastic-like, with protein MEARLSESLGLPSSPNLNHCHLTNDFNSLVTYFSDRTSSAQLPTAARTKIKSSRRKPSPPFASASVSDSDSKPGFLKWMKPASRSSPKIQTLMKHLSVFERALIGAGGGGIAGAFTYVCLLPLDTIKTKLQAKGASQLYSSSFDAIVKTFQERGILGFYSGVSAVIVGSTFSSAVYFGTCEFGKSLLGKFPEFPSVLIPPTAGAMGNIISSAIMVPKELITQRMQVGASGRRSYQVLLEILEKDGILGLYAGYSATLLRNLPAGVLSYSSFEYLKAAVLEKTQQNNLEPLQSVCCGALAGAISASITTPLDVVKTRLMTQVHVEAANKLGAAVYSGVAGTVRQILKEEGLVGFTRGMGPRVVHSACFSAIGYFAFETARLTILNEYLKRKQDSEAATVDA; from the exons ATGGAAGCTAGACTCTCGGAGAGTCTCGGCCTCCCGTCGTCTCCGAATCTCAACCACTGCCACCTCACCAACGATTTCAACTCCCTCGTCACTTACTTCTCCGATCGCACCTCCTCCGCTCAACTCCCCACCGCCGCCAGAACCAAAATCAAATCCTCGAGGAGAAAGCCATCTCCTCCCTTCGCGTCCGCCTCGGTCTCCGATTCCGATTCCAAACCAGGCTTCCTGAAATGGATGAAGCCTGCCTCCCGAAGCAGCCCGAAGATCCAGACGCTGATGAAGCACCTCTCCGTCTTCGAGCGCGCCTTGATCGGCGCCGGAGGCGGCGGAATCGCCGGCGCCTTCACCTACGTCTGCCTCCTCCCGCTGGACACGATCAAAACGAAGCTCCAGGCCAAAGGCGCGTCGCAATTGTACAGCAGCAGTTTCGACGCGATAGTGAAGACTTTTCAAGAGAGAGGGATTCTAGGTTTCTACAGCGGCGTATCGGCCGTGATCGTGGGGTCCACGTTCTCCTCCGCGGTGTATTTCGGCACGTGCGAGTTCG GTAAGTCACTCCTAGGTAAGTTCCCGGAGTTTCCTTCGGTTCTCATCCCTCCCACGGCTGGCGCCATGGGGAACATAATCTCGTCGGCGATAATGGTTCCCAAGGAGCTTATCACCCAGAGGATGCAGGTCGGAGCTAGCGGGAGGAGGTCGTACCAAGTTCTGCTTGAGATTCTTGAGAAAGATGGGATCTTGGGGCTTTACGCTGGCTACTCCGCCACGTTGCTGAGGAACTTACCGGCGGGGGTGCTGAGTTACTCGTCGTTCGAGTATCTTAAAGCTGCGGTGTTGGAGAAGACGCAGCAGAACAATCTCGAGCCTCTGCAGAGCGTTTGCTGTGGGGCGTTGGCCGGTGCGATATCGGCGTCGATAACGACGCCGTTGGATGTGGTGAAGACGAGGCTGATGACGCAGGTTCATGTGGAGGCGGCTAATAAACTCGGCGCTGCTGTGTATTCGGGTGTGGCGGGGACTGTGAGGCAGATACTGAAAGAGGAAGGGTTGGTTGGTTTTACTCGAGGTATGGGGCCAAGAGTTGTTCATAGCGCTTGCTTCTCGGCTATAGGGTACTTTGCGTTTGAGACTGCGAGGCTGACGATCTTGAATGAGTATTTGAAGAGGAAACAGGATTCAGAAGCAGCTACCGTTGATGCTTGA
- the LOC108849474 gene encoding putative BPI/LBP family protein At1g04970 isoform X2, whose translation MDVIRWCFFFFLLLQTFFFSPSHTQTDSFTSILISQNGLDFVKNLLVNKAIASIIPLQIPRIEKSVRIPFLGGIDVVVSNLTIYELDVASSYVNLGETGVVIVASGTTCNLSMNWHYSYATWLPPMEISDQGIASVQVEGMEIGLSLGLLSSEGGLKLSLSECGCHVKDISIELEGGASWFYQGMVNAFKDQIGASVETTISNKLTEGVSDLDSFLQSLPKEIPVDDKAALNVTFTSDPILRDSSITFEIDGLFTKTETNQVLKSSSFRKSAAPSAICPGNSKMLGISLDEAVFNSAAALYYNAEFMQWVVDKIPDQALLNTARWRFIIPQLYRKYPNQDMNLNISLSSPPLVKISEQYVGANVNADLVINVLEADQVIPVACISLVIRGSGALRVMGNNLGGSVRLEDFSMSLEWSNIGNLHLHLLQTASSSIPSCSQ comes from the exons ATGGATGTGATTAGGtggtgcttcttcttcttccttctcttacaaaccttcttcttctcaccaTCCCATACGCAGACCGATTCATTCACATCAATTCTCATATCTCAAAACGGACTCGATTTCGTGAAAAACCTCCTAGTCAACAAAGCAATCGCCTCGATCATACCTCTCCAGATCCCCAGGATCGAGAAATCAGTGAGAATCCCGTTCCTAGGAGGAATCGATGTCGTCGTCTCGAACCTCACGATATACGAGCTCGATGTCGCCTCGTCCTATGTTAATCTCGGCGAGACGGGCGTTGTCATCGTCGCTTCGGGGACGACTTGCAATTTGAGTATGAATTGGCATTATTCTTACGCTACTTGGCTTCCTCCGATGGAAATTTCTGATCAGGGGATCGCATCTGTTCAG GTTGAAGGCATGGAGATCGGGCTGTCGCTAGGCTTGCTGAGTAGTGAAGGAGGATTGAAACTCTCTCTTTCGGAGTGTGGATGCCATGTGAAAGACATATCCATTGAGCTTGAAGGAGGAGCTTCATGGTTTTATCAGGG GATGGTTAATGCATTTAAAGACCAAATTGGAGCAAGCGTGGAGACCACGATTTCCAACAAACTCACTGAAGGAGTATCAGACCTTGATTCGTTTCTACAAAGCCTTCCAAAGGAGATCCCAGTAGATGACAAAGCTGCACTTAACGTCACTTTCACCAGCGATCCCATACTGAGAGATTCATCCATCACTTTTGAAATCGACGGCTTGTTCACCAAAACAGAAACGAATCAAGTCTTAAAATCCTCCTCCTTCAGAAAGTCTGCAGCACCTTCAGCTATCTGCCCTGGAAATTCGAAAATGCTCGGAATTTCGCTGGATGAAGCTGTCTTTAACTCTGCTGCAGCTTTGTACTACAAT GCAGAGTTTATGCAATGGGTAGTGGATAAAATACCAGACCAGGCGCTTTTGAACACTGCTAGGTGGAGGTTCATCATTCCACAACTATACAGGAAGTACCCAAACCAGGATATGAATCTGAACATCAGTTTGTCATCGCCTCCTCTTGTAAAGATATCAGAGCAGTATGTGGGAGCTAATGTGAACGCGGACCTAGTAATCAATGTTCTAGAAGCAGACCAAGTGATACCAGTAGCATGCATCTCCTTG GTGATCCGAGGGTCGGGTGCTCTCAGAGTGATGGGTAATAACCTTGGAGGCAGCGTGAGATTAGAGGATTTCTCCATGTCTTTGGAGTGGAGCAACATTGGAAATCTCCATCTGCATCTTCTTCAG ACTGCATCTTCTTCGATTCCATCTTGTAGCCAATAG
- the LOC108849474 gene encoding putative BPI/LBP family protein At1g04970 isoform X1, whose translation MDVIRWCFFFFLLLQTFFFSPSHTQTDSFTSILISQNGLDFVKNLLVNKAIASIIPLQIPRIEKSVRIPFLGGIDVVVSNLTIYELDVASSYVNLGETGVVIVASGTTCNLSMNWHYSYATWLPPMEISDQGIASVQVEGMEIGLSLGLLSSEGGLKLSLSECGCHVKDISIELEGGASWFYQGMVNAFKDQIGASVETTISNKLTEGVSDLDSFLQSLPKEIPVDDKAALNVTFTSDPILRDSSITFEIDGLFTKTETNQVLKSSSFRKSAAPSAICPGNSKMLGISLDEAVFNSAAALYYNAEFMQWVVDKIPDQALLNTARWRFIIPQLYRKYPNQDMNLNISLSSPPLVKISEQYVGANVNADLVINVLEADQVIPVACISLVIRGSGALRVMGNNLGGSVRLEDFSMSLEWSNIGNLHLHLLQPIVWTVIQTVFVPYANDHLEKGFPLPIIHGFTLEKAEIICSSSEITVCSDVAYLDSSQQPRSQLSLSSSTPWITTLL comes from the exons ATGGATGTGATTAGGtggtgcttcttcttcttccttctcttacaaaccttcttcttctcaccaTCCCATACGCAGACCGATTCATTCACATCAATTCTCATATCTCAAAACGGACTCGATTTCGTGAAAAACCTCCTAGTCAACAAAGCAATCGCCTCGATCATACCTCTCCAGATCCCCAGGATCGAGAAATCAGTGAGAATCCCGTTCCTAGGAGGAATCGATGTCGTCGTCTCGAACCTCACGATATACGAGCTCGATGTCGCCTCGTCCTATGTTAATCTCGGCGAGACGGGCGTTGTCATCGTCGCTTCGGGGACGACTTGCAATTTGAGTATGAATTGGCATTATTCTTACGCTACTTGGCTTCCTCCGATGGAAATTTCTGATCAGGGGATCGCATCTGTTCAG GTTGAAGGCATGGAGATCGGGCTGTCGCTAGGCTTGCTGAGTAGTGAAGGAGGATTGAAACTCTCTCTTTCGGAGTGTGGATGCCATGTGAAAGACATATCCATTGAGCTTGAAGGAGGAGCTTCATGGTTTTATCAGGG GATGGTTAATGCATTTAAAGACCAAATTGGAGCAAGCGTGGAGACCACGATTTCCAACAAACTCACTGAAGGAGTATCAGACCTTGATTCGTTTCTACAAAGCCTTCCAAAGGAGATCCCAGTAGATGACAAAGCTGCACTTAACGTCACTTTCACCAGCGATCCCATACTGAGAGATTCATCCATCACTTTTGAAATCGACGGCTTGTTCACCAAAACAGAAACGAATCAAGTCTTAAAATCCTCCTCCTTCAGAAAGTCTGCAGCACCTTCAGCTATCTGCCCTGGAAATTCGAAAATGCTCGGAATTTCGCTGGATGAAGCTGTCTTTAACTCTGCTGCAGCTTTGTACTACAAT GCAGAGTTTATGCAATGGGTAGTGGATAAAATACCAGACCAGGCGCTTTTGAACACTGCTAGGTGGAGGTTCATCATTCCACAACTATACAGGAAGTACCCAAACCAGGATATGAATCTGAACATCAGTTTGTCATCGCCTCCTCTTGTAAAGATATCAGAGCAGTATGTGGGAGCTAATGTGAACGCGGACCTAGTAATCAATGTTCTAGAAGCAGACCAAGTGATACCAGTAGCATGCATCTCCTTG GTGATCCGAGGGTCGGGTGCTCTCAGAGTGATGGGTAATAACCTTGGAGGCAGCGTGAGATTAGAGGATTTCTCCATGTCTTTGGAGTGGAGCAACATTGGAAATCTCCATCTGCATCTTCTTCAG CCAATAGTGTGGACCGTTATACAAACTGTGTTTGTGCCATATGCAAATGACCATCTAGAAAAAGGCTTCCCTTTGCCCATAATCCACGGATTCACACTTGAGAAGGCTGAAATCATCTGCTCAAGCTCTGAAATCACGGTTTGCAGCGATGTTGCCTACTTGGATTCGTCTCAACAGCCTCGGTCACAGTTGAGTCTATCAAGTTCTACGCCTTGGATAACCACGTTGTTATAG
- the LOC108849474 gene encoding putative BPI/LBP family protein At1g04970 isoform X3, producing MSADSRLLGKVEGMEIGLSLGLLSSEGGLKLSLSECGCHVKDISIELEGGASWFYQGMVNAFKDQIGASVETTISNKLTEGVSDLDSFLQSLPKEIPVDDKAALNVTFTSDPILRDSSITFEIDGLFTKTETNQVLKSSSFRKSAAPSAICPGNSKMLGISLDEAVFNSAAALYYNAEFMQWVVDKIPDQALLNTARWRFIIPQLYRKYPNQDMNLNISLSSPPLVKISEQYVGANVNADLVINVLEADQVIPVACISLVIRGSGALRVMGNNLGGSVRLEDFSMSLEWSNIGNLHLHLLQPIVWTVIQTVFVPYANDHLEKGFPLPIIHGFTLEKAEIICSSSEITVCSDVAYLDSSQQPRSQLSLSSSTPWITTLL from the exons ATGAGTGCTGATTCTCGCCTTCTCGGTAAGGTTGAAGGCATGGAGATCGGGCTGTCGCTAGGCTTGCTGAGTAGTGAAGGAGGATTGAAACTCTCTCTTTCGGAGTGTGGATGCCATGTGAAAGACATATCCATTGAGCTTGAAGGAGGAGCTTCATGGTTTTATCAGGG GATGGTTAATGCATTTAAAGACCAAATTGGAGCAAGCGTGGAGACCACGATTTCCAACAAACTCACTGAAGGAGTATCAGACCTTGATTCGTTTCTACAAAGCCTTCCAAAGGAGATCCCAGTAGATGACAAAGCTGCACTTAACGTCACTTTCACCAGCGATCCCATACTGAGAGATTCATCCATCACTTTTGAAATCGACGGCTTGTTCACCAAAACAGAAACGAATCAAGTCTTAAAATCCTCCTCCTTCAGAAAGTCTGCAGCACCTTCAGCTATCTGCCCTGGAAATTCGAAAATGCTCGGAATTTCGCTGGATGAAGCTGTCTTTAACTCTGCTGCAGCTTTGTACTACAAT GCAGAGTTTATGCAATGGGTAGTGGATAAAATACCAGACCAGGCGCTTTTGAACACTGCTAGGTGGAGGTTCATCATTCCACAACTATACAGGAAGTACCCAAACCAGGATATGAATCTGAACATCAGTTTGTCATCGCCTCCTCTTGTAAAGATATCAGAGCAGTATGTGGGAGCTAATGTGAACGCGGACCTAGTAATCAATGTTCTAGAAGCAGACCAAGTGATACCAGTAGCATGCATCTCCTTG GTGATCCGAGGGTCGGGTGCTCTCAGAGTGATGGGTAATAACCTTGGAGGCAGCGTGAGATTAGAGGATTTCTCCATGTCTTTGGAGTGGAGCAACATTGGAAATCTCCATCTGCATCTTCTTCAG CCAATAGTGTGGACCGTTATACAAACTGTGTTTGTGCCATATGCAAATGACCATCTAGAAAAAGGCTTCCCTTTGCCCATAATCCACGGATTCACACTTGAGAAGGCTGAAATCATCTGCTCAAGCTCTGAAATCACGGTTTGCAGCGATGTTGCCTACTTGGATTCGTCTCAACAGCCTCGGTCACAGTTGAGTCTATCAAGTTCTACGCCTTGGATAACCACGTTGTTATAG
- the LOC108856258 gene encoding protein disulfide-isomerase like 2-2-like produces the protein MRVLDLHRPSNLLPWNSFFFFCSTALEQLESSAGPVEVTELTGPDAMEEKCGPAAICFVSFLPDILDSKAEGRNKYLEMLLSVAEKFKKDPISFVWVAAGKQPDLEKRVGVGGYEYPAMVALNAKKGAYAPLKSGFEVKHLIEFVKEAKAGGKGNLPIDGTLEIVKTEAWDGKDGEVVDADEFSLEELMGED, from the exons ATGAGGGTGCTAGATCTGCATCGGCCATCGAATCTTTTGCCCTGGaacagctttttttttttttgttcaacagcCCTGGAACAGCTTGAATCCAGTGCTGGACCTGTTGAAGTAACTGAACTTACTGGGCCG GATGCTATGGAAGAAAAGTGTGGTCCTGCTGCTATTTGCTTTGTTTCTTTCTTACCTGACATTCTGGACTCAAAAGCTGAAGGAAGGAACAAGTATCTGGAGATGCTATTATCAGTTGCAGAGAAGTTTAAGAAGGACCCTATCAG CTTTGTGTGGGTTGCTGCTGGAAAGCAACCTGATTTGGAGAAGCGTGTTGGTGTTGGAGGATATGAATACCCAGCAATGGTAGCCTTGAATGCAAAGAAAGGAGCTTATGCTCCACTTAAAAGCGGTTTTGAGGTTAAACACCTCAT AGAATTCGTGAAGGAAGCTAAGGCAGGAGGAAAAGGGAATTTGCCCATAGACGGAACACTGGAGATAGTGAAGACAGAAGCTTGGGATGGTAAGGACGGAGAGGTGGTCGATGCAGATGAGTTCTCACTTGAAGAACTCATGGGAGAGGATTGA
- the LOC108815241 gene encoding uncharacterized protein LOC108815241, translating to MEKEFPGEEEFAEMSFYQLEDVLFGLMMGPDGYCVQALSRCEYKGTKSLTMDEEYRLMKKQVEETEGFDMDFSQFRYAFNYKPVDFDDNKLPILDDGETIRELLDRLSRKSLELYNIKETKTSSYGLFVEVSKANYHMAGAGVMFFITFLAKQDSSDNEPKTFQAKVHFSCVDHNKYLTCDLKPPPKNVHSNDTADKEDAKKPRLTQEKDASKH from the exons ATGGAGAAAGAATTTCCAGGGGAGGAAGAATTTGCAG AGATGAGTTTTTATCAGCTGGAGGATGTCTTGTTCGGATTGATGATGGGGCCCGATGGTTACTGTGTCCAGGCGCTAAGCCGCTGTGAGTATAAAGGGACTAAATCCCTTACCATGGACGAAGAGTATCGCCTCATGAAGAAACAAGTCGAGGAGACTGAG GGCTTCGACATGGATTTCAGTCAGTTTCGCTACGCTTTTAACTACAAACCCGTTGATTTCGATGATAACAAGTTGCCCATACTGGACGATGGAGAAACCATTAGAGAGTTATTGGACAGGCTCTCTCGTAAATCCCTTGAGCTATACAATATTAAGGAGACGAAAACATCATCATATGGGTTGTTTGTGGAGGTTAGCAAAGCCAACTATCACATGGCTGGTGCTGGCGTCATGTTTTTCATTACCTTCCTTGCTAAACAAGATTCTTCTGATAATGAGCCAAAAACATTCCAAGCTAAGGTCCACTTTTCCTGCGTTGACCACAACAAGTACCTCACCTGCGATCTCAAACCACCACCAAAAAATG TTCACTCCAATGATACTGCCGACAAAGAAGATGCCAAGAAACCAAg GTTGACTCAGGAGAAGGATGCAAGCAAGCACTGA
- the LOC108815222 gene encoding protein disulfide-isomerase like 2-2, with protein sequence MKMMERRKMNKSRVKQLAILSLVFAFSFDLTNALYGSSSPVLQLTPSNFKSKVLNSNGVVLVEFFAPWCGHCKSLTPTWEKVATTLKGIATVAAIDADAHKSVSQDYGVRGFPTIKVFVPGKPPVDYQGARDAKAISQFAIKQIKALLKDRLDGKTTGTNTGGGGSGEKKKSEPSASVELNSSNFDELVTESKDLWIVEFFAPWCGHCKKLAPEWKKAANKLKGKVKLGHVDCDADKAIQSRFKVKGFPTILVFGADKSSPLPYEGARSASAIESFALEQLESNAGPVEVTELTGPDAMEEKCGPAAICFVSFLPDILDSKAEGRNKYLEMLLSVAEKFKKDPYSFVWVAAGKQPDLEKRVGVGGYGYPAMVALNAKKGAYAPLKSGFEVKHLIEFVKEAKAGGKGNLPIDGTLEIVKTEAWDGKDGEVVDADEFSLEELMADD encoded by the exons atGAAGATGAtggaaagaagaaaaatgaacAAATCAAGAGTAAAGCAGCTCGCGATTCTCTCGCTCGTGTTTGCTTTCTCCTTCGATCTAACTAACGCTCTCTACGGATCCTCTTCCCCTGTGCTTCAGCTCACTCCTTCTAATTTCAAGTCTAAG GTTCTCAATTCAAATGGTGTTGTTTTGGTAGAGTTCTTTGCACCATGGTGCGGTCATTGTAAATCCTTAACACCAACTTGGGAGAAGGTTGCTACTACTTTGAAAGGTATTGCTACTGTGGCTGCCATTGATGCTGACGCCCACAAGTCCGTCTCTCAG GATTATGGCGTCAGGGGTTTCCCAACTATTAAAGTGTTCGTTCCTGGGAAGCCTCCTGTTGATTATCAAGGAGCTAGGGATGCTAAAGCCATCTCTCAATTTGCTATCAAGCAG ATAAAGGCGTTGTTAAAAGATCGTTTGGATGGTAAAACCACCGGCACAAACACTGGAGGAGGAGGATCCGGTGAGAAGAAGAAATCCGAGCCTAGTGCCTCTGTTGAACTCAACTCTAGCAATTTTGACGAGCTGGTCACTGAAAGCAAAGATCTTTGGATTGTTGAGTTTTTTGCACCTTG GTGTGGACATTGCAAAAAGCTAGCTCCTGAGTGGAAAAAGGCTGCAAACAAGTTGAAGGGGAAGGTCAAACTAGGTCATGTCGACTGTGATGCCGACAAG GCGATACAGAGCAGGTTCAAGGTGAAAGGATTCCCCACCATCTTGGTCTTTGGTGCTGACAAAAGCAGCCCATTGCCTTATGAGGGTGCTAGATCTGCATCAGCCATCGAATCTTTTGCCCTGGAACAGCTTGAATCCAATGCTGGACCTGTTGAAGTAACTGAACTAACTGGGCCG GATGCCATGGAAGAGAAGTGTGGTCCTGCTGCTATTTGCTTTGTTTCTTTCTTACCTGACATTCTGGACTCAAAAGCTGAAGGAAGGAACAAGTATTTGGAGATGCTATTATCAGTTGCAGAGAAGTTTAAGAAGGACCCTTACAG CTTTGTGTGGGTGGCTGCTGGGAAGCAACCTGATTTGGAGAAGCGTGTTGGTGTTGGAGGATATGGTTACCCAGCAATGGTAGCCTTGAATGCAAAGAAAGGAGCTTATGCTCCACTTAAAAGCGGTTTTGAGGTTAAACACCTCAT AGAATTCGTGAAGGAAGCTAAGGCAGGAGGAAAAGGGAATTTGCCCATAGACGGAACACTGGAGATAGTGAAGACAGAAGCTTGGGATGGTAAGGACGGAGAGGTGGTCGATGCAGATGAGTTCTCACTTGAAGAACTCATGGCAGATGATTGA